A single window of Candidatus Nanopelagicales bacterium DNA harbors:
- a CDS encoding bifunctional glycosyltransferase family 2/GtrA family protein: MVDVVVPVYNEVADLGPSVRRLHAYLAAHLPYPFRITIADNASTDGTWGEAQRLEQDLDHVAAVHLDQKGRGHALRQVWQASDAAVLAYMDVDLSTDLAAFLPLVAPLVSGHSDVAIGSRLSRTSRVVRGPKRELISRGYNTILRATLGARFSDAQCGFKAIRADRARDLLPLVEDTGWFFDTELLVLAERSGLRIHEVPVDWTDDPDSRVDILDTALADLRGIWRLTRGLSSGRIPLTLLRDPHATESAAPAPAGIVGQLLRFAAVGVASTIAYVVLYLLLRQGLSAQWANATALVTTAVLNTAANRRFTFRIRVPDGRVRHQAQGLLVFGVGLALTSGSLALLHAAAPASSRAIEVGVLVAANVLATLVRFLLFRSWIFPVRRAAR; the protein is encoded by the coding sequence GTGGTGGACGTGGTGGTGCCGGTCTACAACGAGGTCGCGGACCTCGGGCCCAGCGTCCGGCGGCTGCACGCCTACCTGGCCGCGCACCTGCCCTACCCGTTCCGCATCACGATCGCGGACAACGCCAGCACCGACGGCACCTGGGGAGAGGCGCAGCGGCTGGAGCAGGACCTCGACCACGTCGCCGCGGTGCACCTGGACCAGAAGGGACGCGGCCACGCACTGCGCCAGGTCTGGCAGGCCTCCGACGCCGCGGTGCTCGCGTACATGGACGTCGACCTGTCCACCGACCTGGCCGCGTTCCTCCCGCTGGTGGCGCCGCTGGTGAGCGGGCACAGCGACGTCGCGATCGGCAGCCGGCTGTCGCGGACCTCCCGGGTGGTCCGGGGGCCCAAGCGCGAGCTGATCTCGCGCGGCTACAACACGATCCTGCGCGCCACCCTCGGCGCCCGGTTCTCCGACGCGCAGTGCGGGTTCAAGGCGATCCGTGCCGACCGGGCCCGCGACCTGCTGCCGCTCGTGGAGGACACCGGCTGGTTCTTCGACACCGAGCTGCTCGTGCTGGCCGAGCGCTCCGGGCTGCGCATCCACGAGGTCCCGGTGGACTGGACCGACGACCCGGACTCCCGCGTCGACATCCTCGACACCGCGTTGGCCGACCTGCGCGGCATCTGGCGGCTGACCCGCGGCCTGTCCTCCGGCCGGATCCCGCTGACCCTGCTGCGCGACCCGCACGCCACCGAGTCGGCCGCGCCCGCACCCGCGGGCATCGTCGGCCAGCTGCTCCGGTTCGCCGCGGTCGGCGTCGCGAGCACGATCGCGTACGTCGTCCTGTACCTGCTGCTGCGCCAGGGCTTGTCGGCGCAGTGGGCCAACGCGACCGCGCTGGTCACCACGGCGGTGCTCAACACCGCGGCCAACCGTCGGTTCACCTTCCGCATCCGGGTGCCCGACGGCCGGGTCCGCCACCAGGCCCAGGGGCTGCTGGTGTTCGGCGTCGGCCTCGCCCTGACCAGCGGCTCGCTCGCCCTGCTGCACGCCGCGGCCCCCGCGTCCTCCCGCGCGATCGAGGTCGGCGTCCTCGTCGCCGCCAACGTGCTCGCCACGCTCGTCCGCTTCCTGTTGTTCCGCTCCTGGATCTTCCCCGTACGGAGGGCCGCCCGATGA
- a CDS encoding NTP transferase domain-containing protein translates to MAIQHSRERGRGRRSRLATQLRHGVVSATPRRRRNGRGRRPGSPGAAAAWTGSGGAALLDHVRGAPEEGEPDQDEENLLHSAPLEDVGTDELTLGRRAAALQGVHGIPSRPHEGGDPARVDVLVVAGGGSTRMRADDSAGPDKLDLRRGSATVLEASVAGVLGALGPRLGALVVVGPRRVLGGPAAGVTVEWAREHPPGGGPAAGVCAGLAHGSASLVAVLAGDAPYAARALPALLAALEGGAGGRAGSPVDAAVLVDATGRRVWLCAAARRGAMEAAAVRLAGGTGAPARRLFDGLAVVEVPDSWDAAADLDTPADAARLGWS, encoded by the coding sequence GTGGCTATTCAACACTCCCGAGAGCGCGGCCGGGGTCGACGCTCCCGGCTCGCGACGCAGCTGCGACACGGTGTCGTCAGTGCGACACCGCGTCGACGGCGGAACGGACGCGGCCGCCGCCCCGGTTCCCCGGGCGCGGCGGCGGCGTGGACGGGCTCAGGCGGCGCGGCGCTGCTGGATCATGTACGCGGCGCCCCCGAGGAGGGCGAGCCCGATCAGGATGAGGAGAACCTTCTTCACAGCGCACCCCTAGAGGACGTCGGGACCGACGAACTCACCCTAGGACGGAGGGCCGCCGCGTTGCAGGGTGTCCATGGAATCCCATCCCGTCCGCACGAGGGTGGCGACCCGGCCCGGGTCGACGTGCTGGTCGTGGCCGGCGGCGGATCCACCCGCATGCGGGCCGACGACTCCGCCGGCCCGGACAAGCTGGACCTCCGGCGGGGGTCCGCCACCGTCCTGGAAGCGTCGGTCGCCGGAGTCCTGGGTGCGCTGGGACCGCGGTTGGGGGCGCTGGTGGTGGTGGGGCCGCGGCGCGTGCTCGGCGGACCGGCCGCAGGCGTCACGGTGGAGTGGGCGCGGGAGCACCCGCCCGGCGGGGGTCCGGCGGCGGGCGTGTGCGCCGGGCTGGCGCACGGATCCGCATCGCTGGTCGCAGTGCTCGCCGGGGACGCCCCGTACGCCGCTCGCGCGCTGCCCGCCCTGCTGGCCGCGCTGGAAGGTGGGGCGGGCGGGCGGGCCGGGTCACCCGTCGACGCCGCGGTCCTGGTGGACGCGACCGGGCGCCGGGTCTGGCTGTGCGCAGCGGCCCGGCGTGGCGCGATGGAGGCGGCCGCCGTACGGCTGGCGGGTGGCACCGGGGCGCCGGCGCGGCGGCTGTTCGACGGGCTCGCCGTGGTCGAGGTGCCGGACTCCTGGGATGCCGCCGCGGACCTCGATACCCCGGCCGACGCCGCGCGCCTCGGCTGGTCCTGA
- a CDS encoding EAL domain-containing protein codes for MVASPDEPGTDLAARRDEPEHAARRPGAARAWDVLAHGLPLAALLVGPDGRIALTNRYGALVLGRVLTPGRENFLAGGYDEQPPWLTDLLARVADDDVRDRPHPVSLETIEGPRRYEAYVDRVALPEHGPEASGYALALLEVTTRRADELALRRASTVFANTTNAIVVTDGHGRIVQVNPAFTATFGWRELDVIGHLADEVLRTSVWTDVAGEDGEVGRTGRWNGEATLETARAGRVSGWLTLSDVRDGDQGRDVIAVFTDITPLKDSEARLDHLARHDPLTGLVNRVVAMERLQLALHLAARSDGGVAVLFLDLDRFKEVNDGLGHAAGDRALREVASRLAGRLRAHDVLARLGGDEFLVVADGLASAAQAQVIADKLLAELRQPVTVDGRDVVLTASVGISVYPRDAADADTLVRNADAAMYEAKETGRNRARFYTPELTERASERLLMETELRRTVAAQGLSLHYQPIVTVSPTRLVRLEALLRWTNERVGPIPPSDFIPLAEDIGLMPELGAWVLDEALRQLAEWRAAGVDVPGVAVNASPTQIETPGFVETVVDRLEQHGIAPGDLEVEVTEGTLFRAQSQGALVLHRLADAGVRIAIDDFGSGYSSLARLEELPVDVLKIDRAFVSGLGPSAEGQHRRAVVTALIDLAHAHRLRVTAEGIERPDELAALAEAGCEFAQGYLISRPVPADDVPDLVGRLRGTSAAD; via the coding sequence GTGGTGGCCTCGCCGGACGAGCCGGGGACGGACCTCGCCGCGCGCCGGGACGAGCCGGAGCACGCGGCCCGACGACCGGGCGCCGCGAGGGCGTGGGACGTCCTCGCGCACGGCCTGCCGCTGGCCGCCCTGCTGGTCGGCCCGGACGGGCGGATCGCCCTGACCAACCGCTACGGCGCGCTCGTCCTCGGTCGGGTGCTGACACCGGGCCGGGAGAACTTCCTGGCCGGCGGCTACGACGAGCAACCGCCGTGGCTCACCGACCTGCTGGCCCGGGTCGCCGACGACGACGTCCGCGACCGGCCGCACCCGGTGTCCCTGGAGACGATCGAGGGCCCGCGCAGGTACGAGGCCTACGTCGACCGCGTCGCCCTTCCGGAACACGGACCGGAGGCCTCCGGCTACGCCCTGGCCCTGCTGGAGGTCACCACGAGGCGTGCTGACGAGCTGGCGCTGCGGCGCGCGTCGACGGTGTTCGCCAACACCACGAACGCGATCGTGGTCACCGACGGGCACGGACGCATCGTGCAGGTCAATCCGGCATTCACCGCCACGTTCGGGTGGCGGGAGCTCGACGTCATCGGTCACCTCGCGGACGAGGTCCTCAGGACGTCGGTGTGGACGGACGTGGCGGGTGAGGACGGCGAGGTCGGACGCACCGGACGGTGGAACGGCGAGGCGACGCTGGAGACGGCGCGGGCCGGACGGGTCAGCGGGTGGCTGACGCTGTCCGACGTGCGGGACGGTGATCAGGGGCGCGACGTGATCGCCGTGTTCACCGACATCACGCCGCTGAAGGACAGCGAGGCGCGGTTGGACCACCTGGCCCGGCACGACCCCCTGACCGGGCTGGTCAACCGGGTCGTGGCGATGGAACGCCTGCAACTGGCGCTGCACCTGGCGGCACGGAGCGACGGCGGAGTGGCGGTGCTGTTCCTCGACCTCGACCGGTTCAAGGAGGTGAACGACGGACTCGGGCACGCGGCGGGGGACCGCGCGCTGCGGGAGGTGGCCTCGCGGCTGGCCGGACGGCTGCGGGCCCACGACGTCCTGGCCCGGCTCGGCGGCGACGAGTTCCTCGTCGTGGCCGACGGCCTCGCCAGTGCCGCCCAGGCCCAGGTCATCGCGGACAAGCTGCTGGCGGAGCTCCGCCAGCCCGTCACGGTGGACGGCCGCGATGTCGTCCTCACCGCGAGCGTCGGGATCAGCGTCTACCCGCGCGACGCCGCGGACGCCGACACCCTGGTGCGCAACGCCGACGCGGCGATGTACGAGGCGAAGGAGACTGGCCGGAACCGGGCCCGCTTCTACACCCCCGAGCTCACCGAGCGTGCGTCCGAGCGCTTGCTGATGGAGACCGAACTGCGGCGCACCGTGGCAGCGCAGGGATTGAGCCTGCACTACCAGCCCATCGTCACCGTGTCCCCGACGCGCCTGGTCCGGCTGGAGGCGCTGCTGCGCTGGACCAACGAGCGCGTCGGCCCGATCCCCCCGTCCGACTTCATCCCGTTGGCCGAGGACATCGGCCTGATGCCCGAGCTCGGCGCCTGGGTGCTGGACGAGGCGCTGCGGCAGCTGGCCGAGTGGCGCGCGGCGGGGGTGGACGTTCCCGGGGTGGCGGTCAACGCGTCGCCGACCCAGATCGAGACCCCCGGGTTCGTGGAGACCGTGGTCGACCGGCTCGAGCAGCACGGCATCGCACCGGGGGACCTGGAGGTCGAAGTCACCGAGGGGACGCTGTTCCGGGCCCAGTCGCAGGGAGCGCTGGTGCTGCACCGGCTCGCCGATGCCGGGGTGCGGATCGCCATCGACGACTTCGGTTCCGGCTACTCGTCGCTGGCCCGGCTGGAGGAGCTGCCGGTCGATGTCCTCAAGATCGACCGTGCCTTCGTGTCGGGGCTGGGGCCGTCCGCGGAGGGGCAGCACCGGCGCGCGGTGGTCACGGCCCTCATCGACCTGGCCCACGCCCACCGGCTGCGCGTGACGGCGGAGGGCATCGAGCGCCCCGACGAGCTGGCCGCCCTGGCCGAGGCCGGGTGCGAGTTCGCCCAGGGCTACCTCATCTCCCGACCCGTCCCCGCGGACGACGTGCCCGACCTGGTCGGACGGCTGCGCGGGACGAGCGCGGCGGACTGA
- a CDS encoding enoyl-CoA hydratase-related protein, translated as MTADSPVRYSVSGGVATITLDRPEQKNRLDAAGMAALLAHLQAAAADESVRVVVLTGTGSTFCAGADLSSAVAADADAFTGSGPQALVAVLEAMLDHPKPIVGRVQGHVAGGGNGLVAACDIAVADAGARFAFSEVRVGVAPAVISVVCLRRMHLSDGYELLLTGERVDAERVRQAGLVARVAETEALDATVQAYVDALLLGGPQALTRTKELLRRVPSMDRAEAFAWTAELSAALFTSEEAREGMTAFLTKRPPAWAPPPPA; from the coding sequence GTGACTGCTGACTCTCCGGTCAGGTACTCGGTCAGCGGCGGCGTCGCGACCATCACCCTGGACCGGCCGGAGCAGAAGAACCGCCTCGACGCGGCCGGCATGGCCGCCCTGCTGGCCCACCTGCAGGCGGCGGCTGCGGACGAGTCCGTACGCGTCGTGGTCCTGACCGGCACCGGCTCGACGTTCTGCGCCGGCGCGGACCTGTCGTCAGCGGTCGCCGCAGACGCGGACGCCTTCACCGGGTCCGGTCCGCAGGCACTGGTCGCGGTGCTGGAGGCGATGCTCGACCACCCCAAGCCGATCGTGGGCCGGGTCCAGGGCCACGTCGCCGGAGGTGGCAACGGCCTGGTCGCCGCGTGCGACATCGCGGTGGCCGACGCGGGCGCCCGCTTCGCCTTCAGCGAGGTGCGGGTCGGCGTGGCCCCGGCCGTGATCTCGGTGGTGTGCCTGCGCCGGATGCACCTGTCCGACGGGTACGAGTTGCTGCTGACCGGCGAGCGGGTCGACGCCGAGCGGGTCCGGCAGGCCGGTCTGGTCGCCCGGGTCGCGGAGACCGAGGCGCTCGACGCGACCGTGCAGGCGTACGTCGACGCGCTGCTGCTCGGCGGCCCGCAGGCACTGACCCGGACCAAGGAACTGCTGCGCCGGGTGCCGTCGATGGACCGGGCCGAGGCCTTCGCCTGGACCGCGGAGCTGTCCGCGGCGCTGTTCACGTCGGAGGAGGCCCGGGAGGGGATGACCGCCTTCCTCACCAAGCGCCCGCCCGCCTGGGCCCCGCCCCCGCCCGCCTGA
- a CDS encoding thermonuclease family protein yields the protein MDGPGRAIGPLGTGGPAAVPAAAPRGPVNTGWRVSRVVDGDTVWVSRAGTRVKVRLIGIDTPETVDPGEPVGCYGPQASAFAQAELADRAVVLEYDESQGREDRYGRTLAYLWTVGPDGRPERMYQVAALGAGVAREYTYDRPYAWRAEFLAEQAAARAAGRGLWSACPSPWQ from the coding sequence GTGGACGGACCGGGACGCGCCATTGGCCCGCTCGGCACCGGCGGTCCCGCGGCCGTGCCGGCCGCCGCTCCCCGCGGTCCGGTGAACACCGGCTGGCGGGTGTCTCGGGTGGTGGACGGCGACACCGTCTGGGTGTCCCGGGCCGGTACCCGGGTCAAGGTCCGGCTGATCGGCATCGACACCCCCGAGACGGTGGACCCGGGCGAGCCGGTGGGCTGCTACGGCCCGCAGGCCTCCGCGTTCGCGCAGGCGGAGCTCGCCGACCGCGCCGTCGTGCTGGAGTACGACGAGTCGCAGGGCCGAGAGGACCGGTACGGGCGCACGTTGGCGTACCTGTGGACCGTGGGGCCGGACGGCCGCCCGGAGCGGATGTACCAGGTGGCCGCGCTCGGGGCCGGGGTCGCGCGGGAGTACACCTACGACCGGCCGTACGCGTGGCGGGCGGAGTTCCTCGCCGAGCAGGCCGCGGCCCGCGCCGCGGGCCGCGGCCTGTGGTCCGCCTGCCCATCCCCGTGGCAGTGA
- a CDS encoding response regulator transcription factor, translating to MSKTVMIVEDDAGIRLVLRTFLEEEGYRVLEATTGEEALALALDEPADVVLVDLRLPGIHGLDVVRSLRATSSVPIVIVTAQADSHDVVAGLEAGADDYVTKPFVAKELSARIRAQLRRTAPAESQDEAALVCGEIEVRPDTAEALRSGEPLTLSRTEFRVLQELVLARGRVLSRDDLLRRVWGYGNAGDGRVVDNLIYRLRSKIEEDPADPVHLVTVRGFGYRLKP from the coding sequence GTGTCCAAGACCGTCATGATCGTCGAGGACGACGCCGGCATCCGGCTGGTCCTGCGCACCTTCCTCGAGGAGGAGGGCTATCGCGTCCTCGAGGCGACGACCGGCGAGGAGGCGCTCGCCCTCGCGCTCGACGAGCCGGCCGATGTCGTGCTCGTCGACCTGCGGCTGCCCGGGATCCACGGCCTGGACGTCGTCCGCTCGCTACGGGCGACCAGCAGCGTGCCGATCGTCATCGTGACCGCCCAGGCGGACAGCCACGACGTCGTGGCGGGCCTCGAGGCGGGCGCGGACGACTACGTCACCAAGCCGTTCGTCGCCAAGGAGCTGTCCGCCCGGATCCGGGCGCAGCTGCGGCGGACCGCCCCTGCGGAGTCGCAGGACGAGGCCGCCCTCGTGTGCGGCGAGATCGAGGTGCGTCCCGACACGGCGGAGGCGCTGCGCAGCGGCGAGCCGTTGACGTTGTCGCGTACGGAGTTCCGCGTGCTGCAGGAGCTCGTCCTCGCCCGCGGGCGCGTGCTCAGCCGGGACGACCTGCTGCGCCGGGTCTGGGGATATGGCAACGCCGGCGACGGTCGGGTGGTGGACAACCTCATCTACCGGCTGCGCAGCAAGATCGAGGAGGACCCCGCGGACCCGGTGCACCTGGTGACCGTCCGCGGCTTCGGCTACCGACTCAAGCCGTGA
- a CDS encoding HAMP domain-containing sensor histidine kinase, with protein MRLGLRARVALSFGLLSLAVAVVVSGTFYAFARYYLVAQRESTALTRALLDARALDATLASGEAEGDPGAALEQLPSVETSQPLVRVDGVWYTRGVTVSPDDLPAGLLALAAEQGGASQRFAVGGSPYFVVAVPLADADTVYVEVFSLSDLNGALVVIGWLLVAAAILAFGVGTLLGQYAGARLLRPLRELGEGATRLADGDLDARIKPSGDPDLDPISTAFNDMAGAVQSRIARETRFAANVSHELRSPLTTIVGTAEILERRKDRLPERDGELVTLLASQVRRLSRTVLDLLEIARISQQVPVQLETADVTGLVAEVMRDRGQSLDLLHGDEQYVRTDARRVERIVANLVDNADRHGGGLVGVTVERDGTVVRLCVDDGGPGIPPEEAAQVFEPFTRGSTAVGAEGAGLGLALVREQARLLGATVRVEQAPAGGARFVVEIPEDRP; from the coding sequence GTGCGGCTGGGGCTGCGGGCGCGGGTCGCGCTGTCGTTCGGCCTGCTCAGCCTCGCCGTCGCCGTCGTCGTCAGCGGGACCTTCTACGCGTTCGCCCGCTACTACCTGGTGGCGCAACGGGAGTCGACGGCGCTGACCCGCGCGCTGCTGGACGCCCGAGCCCTCGACGCGACGCTGGCCAGCGGCGAGGCGGAGGGCGACCCGGGCGCCGCACTGGAGCAGCTGCCGTCGGTGGAGACGTCGCAGCCGCTGGTCCGGGTCGACGGGGTCTGGTACACCCGCGGCGTCACGGTGTCGCCGGACGACCTGCCGGCGGGGCTGCTCGCGCTCGCGGCCGAGCAGGGCGGCGCCAGCCAGCGGTTCGCGGTGGGCGGCTCCCCGTACTTCGTCGTCGCCGTGCCCCTCGCCGACGCCGACACGGTGTACGTCGAGGTCTTCTCGCTGTCCGACCTCAACGGGGCGCTGGTGGTGATCGGCTGGCTGCTGGTCGCCGCGGCGATCCTCGCCTTCGGGGTGGGGACGCTGTTGGGCCAGTACGCCGGGGCCCGGCTGCTGCGGCCGCTGCGCGAGCTCGGCGAGGGGGCGACCCGGCTGGCGGACGGCGACCTGGACGCGCGGATCAAGCCGAGCGGGGACCCGGACCTGGACCCGATCTCGACCGCGTTCAACGACATGGCCGGCGCGGTCCAGTCCCGGATCGCTCGCGAGACCCGGTTCGCCGCCAACGTCAGCCACGAGCTGCGCTCCCCACTGACGACCATCGTCGGGACGGCGGAGATCCTCGAGCGGCGCAAGGACCGGCTGCCCGAGCGCGACGGCGAGCTCGTCACGCTCCTGGCCAGCCAGGTCCGCCGGCTGTCGCGGACCGTGCTGGACCTGCTGGAGATCGCCCGGATCAGCCAGCAGGTGCCGGTCCAGCTGGAGACGGCGGACGTCACCGGGCTGGTCGCCGAGGTGATGCGGGACCGCGGCCAGTCCCTGGACCTGCTGCACGGCGACGAGCAGTACGTGCGCACCGACGCCCGCCGGGTCGAGCGGATCGTGGCCAACCTGGTGGACAACGCCGACCGGCACGGCGGCGGCCTGGTGGGGGTCACGGTGGAACGGGACGGCACCGTCGTCCGTCTGTGTGTCGACGACGGCGGGCCCGGGATCCCGCCGGAGGAGGCGGCGCAGGTGTTCGAGCCCTTCACCCGCGGGTCCACCGCGGTCGGCGCCGAGGGCGCCGGCCTGGGGCTGGCCCTGGTCCGCGAGCAGGCCCGCCTGCTCGGTGCCACCGTCCGGGTCGAGCAGGCTCCGGCGGGCGGTGCGCGCTTCGTCGTCGAGATCCCCGAGGACCGGCCGTGA
- a CDS encoding GDSL-type esterase/lipase family protein: protein MASTGPRVISAVVLAVLAAAAGLVLALIVTPPVTVTVFGQDLRLGAVSPLEIRGVSGPGQADLFGEGPVQTALQFDGPIRPRIVWQRFDRNRAAADFIQTSDVSGPSFRTDLLGSALAAGWTAYFLRLIAMSAVLAGAVRLALLGAARVLRGSLLRPASRRAGVLSVVGAMVLAALVTATAAGVTMASARDQLASVRTLADITGTAPLVPTPEPVGPARGDIELAVIGDSTAAGVGNDPLADPAGYDETCGRSQDAYAVVLGSALRVPTLNLACSSATLEAGLLGPQVEGDVTIPPQVGVLKSITSLRAVVVSIGANDIGWADFLRLCYGLERCDDQASERLFESRLDTFRIRYAQLLQQLSDLPSHPAVFVVLYYDPFGDTFDCPALRDPNAPAQPPVGYGFAADPGEDNQDEKIRTKIDPLRSELTQMNTVLEEGATAFGYAAVSPSFAGHALCTAQPWVQGMSERYPFHPNAAGELAIAAALLPSLAGVLATSG from the coding sequence ATGGCGTCGACGGGGCCCCGGGTGATCAGCGCCGTCGTCCTCGCGGTGCTCGCCGCGGCGGCCGGGCTCGTCCTGGCCCTCATCGTCACCCCGCCGGTGACGGTCACGGTGTTCGGCCAGGACCTGCGCCTGGGCGCGGTGTCGCCGCTGGAGATCCGCGGGGTCAGCGGCCCCGGGCAGGCGGACCTGTTCGGAGAGGGCCCGGTGCAGACGGCGCTGCAGTTCGACGGGCCGATCCGGCCCCGGATCGTGTGGCAGCGTTTCGACCGCAACCGGGCGGCTGCCGACTTCATCCAGACCTCGGACGTCAGCGGCCCCTCGTTCCGCACCGACCTGCTGGGCAGCGCCCTCGCCGCCGGGTGGACCGCGTACTTCCTGCGCCTGATCGCGATGAGCGCGGTGCTGGCCGGCGCTGTCCGGCTCGCGCTGCTGGGGGCGGCCAGGGTCCTGCGTGGGTCGCTGCTGCGCCCGGCGTCGCGACGTGCGGGGGTGCTGTCGGTCGTCGGGGCGATGGTGCTGGCAGCGCTGGTCACGGCCACCGCTGCCGGCGTGACGATGGCCTCGGCCCGCGACCAGCTGGCCTCGGTCCGGACCCTCGCCGACATCACCGGCACCGCGCCGCTGGTGCCCACGCCCGAGCCGGTGGGACCGGCCCGCGGGGACATCGAACTGGCGGTGATCGGCGACTCCACCGCCGCGGGGGTGGGCAACGACCCGCTGGCGGATCCCGCCGGGTACGACGAGACCTGCGGCCGGTCCCAGGACGCCTACGCGGTGGTCCTCGGGTCGGCGCTGCGGGTGCCGACGCTGAACCTGGCCTGCAGCTCCGCCACGCTGGAGGCCGGGCTGCTCGGGCCCCAGGTGGAGGGCGACGTCACCATTCCACCGCAGGTGGGCGTGCTCAAGAGCATCACGTCGCTGCGCGCCGTCGTGGTGAGCATCGGGGCCAACGACATCGGCTGGGCCGACTTCCTCCGGCTCTGCTACGGGCTCGAGCGGTGCGACGACCAGGCCAGCGAGCGGCTGTTCGAGAGCCGGCTGGACACCTTCCGGATCCGCTACGCCCAGCTTCTACAGCAGCTCAGCGACCTGCCCAGTCACCCGGCGGTGTTCGTCGTCCTCTACTACGACCCGTTCGGCGACACCTTCGACTGCCCGGCGCTGCGCGACCCGAACGCACCGGCGCAGCCCCCGGTCGGGTACGGATTCGCCGCCGATCCGGGGGAGGACAACCAGGACGAGAAGATCCGCACCAAGATCGACCCGCTCCGCTCCGAGCTCACCCAGATGAACACGGTCCTCGAGGAGGGTGCGACGGCCTTCGGGTACGCCGCCGTGAGCCCCAGCTTCGCCGGGCACGCCTTGTGCACCGCGCAGCCGTGGGTCCAGGGCATGTCGGAGCGCTACCCGTTCCACCCCAACGCCGCCGGCGAGCTGGCCATCGCGGCCGCCCTGCTGCCGAGCCTGGCCGGCGTGCTGGCCACCTCCGGCTGA
- a CDS encoding YHYH protein: protein MDTDPNPLEPPTLSRRGFLLAGLAGALGVTAAGTTAVLAQARPSWAADRVLVDVTGDYSLVDATTGTEVVVTVRNGVRRIRANGLPNHGTGRFPNAYNPNTISAQSYDFSLPVRPERADVFTPYDLPQPFGIAVNGVLFDPLANEFWRGDRASGWQYDALGGGIDLGLDTSNAHVQPTGAYHYHGVPTGLASSLPSRRHGPLVGWAGDGFPIYLARGYRKATDPSSGVVALTPSYALRRGTRAGGPGGDYDGTYVQDWRFVRGRGDLDKANGRYGVTPEYPRGIYYYVLTDAFPMIPRRFAGTLAPSFARTGPPAGPR, encoded by the coding sequence ATGGACACCGACCCGAACCCCCTCGAGCCCCCCACCCTCAGCCGACGTGGCTTCCTGCTCGCCGGCCTGGCCGGGGCCCTGGGCGTCACGGCCGCGGGGACCACGGCCGTGCTCGCGCAGGCCCGCCCCAGCTGGGCGGCCGACCGGGTGCTGGTCGACGTCACCGGCGACTACTCGCTCGTGGACGCGACCACCGGGACCGAGGTCGTCGTCACCGTCCGCAACGGCGTCCGCCGGATCCGGGCCAACGGGCTGCCCAACCACGGCACCGGCCGGTTCCCCAACGCGTACAACCCCAACACCATCTCGGCGCAGTCGTACGACTTCTCGCTGCCGGTACGGCCCGAGCGTGCGGACGTGTTCACGCCGTACGACCTCCCGCAGCCGTTCGGGATCGCGGTCAACGGGGTCCTGTTCGACCCGCTCGCCAACGAGTTCTGGCGGGGCGACCGCGCTAGCGGCTGGCAGTACGACGCGCTCGGCGGCGGCATCGACCTCGGGCTGGACACCAGCAACGCCCACGTCCAGCCCACCGGGGCCTACCACTACCACGGTGTCCCCACCGGCCTGGCGTCGTCGCTGCCGAGTCGCCGGCACGGACCTCTCGTCGGGTGGGCCGGTGACGGCTTCCCGATCTACCTGGCCCGCGGGTACCGCAAGGCCACGGACCCGTCCAGCGGTGTGGTCGCCCTGACGCCGTCATACGCGCTGCGGCGCGGGACACGTGCCGGCGGCCCTGGTGGTGACTACGACGGCACCTACGTGCAGGACTGGCGCTTCGTGCGCGGACGCGGTGACCTGGACAAGGCCAACGGGCGGTACGGGGTCACCCCGGAGTACCCGAGGGGGATCTACTACTACGTCCTGACCGACGCCTTCCCGATGATCCCGCGCCGGTTCGCGGGCACGCTGGCACCGTCGTTCGCGCGGACCGGTCCGCCCGCGGGACCGCGGTAG